From Cronobacter turicensis z3032, the proteins below share one genomic window:
- the pdxH gene encoding Pyridoxine/pyridoxamine 5'-phosphate oxidase: MGRTIAPPDPHWFNAMSDIDNLQQIAHLRREYTKGGLRRRDLTDQPLPLFERWLAQACEARLADPTAMVVATVDEQGQPYQRIVLLKHFDERGMVFYTNLGSRKAHHLENNPRISLLFPWHMLERQVMVTGKAERLSTLDVVKYFHSRPRDSQIGAWVSKQSSRISARGVLESKFLELKQKFQQGEVPLPSFWGGFRVSLDQVEFWQGGEHRLHDRFLYQRDADGWKIDRLAP, translated from the coding sequence GTGGGGCGCACAATAGCGCCTCCCGATCCTCACTGGTTCAACGCTATGTCTGATATTGACAACCTGCAACAGATTGCGCATCTGCGCCGCGAATATACCAAAGGCGGGCTGCGCCGCCGCGACTTAACCGACCAGCCGCTGCCGCTGTTTGAACGCTGGCTCGCGCAGGCGTGTGAGGCGAGGCTCGCCGATCCTACCGCCATGGTCGTCGCCACCGTCGATGAACAGGGCCAGCCGTATCAGCGTATCGTGCTGCTTAAGCATTTCGACGAGCGCGGCATGGTGTTTTACACCAATCTGGGCAGCCGCAAGGCGCACCATCTCGAAAATAATCCGCGCATCAGTCTGTTGTTCCCGTGGCATATGCTGGAGCGCCAGGTGATGGTCACCGGCAAAGCCGAACGTCTCTCGACGCTTGACGTCGTCAAATATTTCCACAGCCGCCCGCGCGACAGCCAGATTGGCGCCTGGGTCTCTAAGCAGTCGAGCCGTATCTCTGCGCGCGGCGTGCTGGAAAGTAAATTCCTCGAACTCAAACAAAAATTCCAGCAAGGCGAGGTCCCGCTGCCCAGTTTCTGGGGCGGTTTTCGCGTCTCGCTTGACCAGGTGGAATTCTGGCAGGGCGGCGAACACCGGTTGCATGACCGCTTTTTATACCAGCGCGATGCCGACGGCTGGAAAATCGACCGTCTCGCCCCGTAA